The segment AACGGCAGCACCGTGATACCGGGAATCGCCCCGAGCACTGCAGGGGTGGTGTGCCCACCCATGCCGTTTCCGGCGTCGACGGCGACCCGCAACGAACGCATCGCGGACAGATCGACCAGTGAACGCAGGAATTCGCCGTACTCGGCGAGCAGATCGCGATCGGTGATCGTGCCGGCGGCACCGTCGTACGCGGGTACGCCGTCGATGACCTCTTGAGCGATGGTGGCAAGACCTGTTTCCCGCCCGACCGGCAAGGCGGCGGCGCGGCACAGCTTGATGCCGTTGTAAGCGGCCGGGTTGTGGCTGGCGGTGAACATCGCGCCAGGGCAGTTCAGCAGGCCCGAAGCAAAGTACAGCTGATCGGTGGAGGCGAGCCCGATGCGGACCACGTCGAGGCCCTGGGCGATGACGCCCTCTGCGAACGCGTCGGACAGCGACGGCGAGCTCGCGCGCATGTCATGCCCGATGACGACGGTGTCGACCGTTGCGGCACTGTCCTCGTCGCGCACCAGCCGGGCGAAGGCACCGCCGACGTCACGGACGAACGCGTCGTCGATCTGTTCTCCGACCAGCCCCCGCACGTCATAGGCCTTGATGACAGCGTGGACAGCCTCAGCGGGCCGAGACATGGCTCTCCTCGCTCTCTGTGTACAGGGGAATCAAAGAACTGCTTGGCACACTCAGCCTAGTGTCTCGCCACGGCGGCCGCCGCAGGTCCCGTGAGCGGGCACGACGCAATCCGCCGCCCGCCGGGATCCGAGCCGGGCCGGATTACTCCGAGTTCGGCTCGGGGTCCGGAAGCACCCGCAGATGACCGCGCCGGCGGCCGTTGGGCTCCGGGCGACGCACCGGAGGGGCCATCAGGGCACCGCCGGGCAAGCCGGTGCCGGGATCGGAGAATCCGGCGGGCACGCCGTTCACCAGCGATTGCACGCCGTCACGGCCTTCCCGGACGGCATCGGCGAGGGCCGACAGATCGTCCTCGTCGGGATGGGTCGGCAACGGACCGGCATGGCGCACCAATTCCCATCCGCGGGGAGCGGTGATCCGGCCGGCATGCACGACACACAAATCCCAGGAGTGCGGCTCGGACACGGTCGCCAGGGGTCCGACGACGGCTGTCGAGTCCGAATAGACAAAGGTCAGCGTCGCCACGGCGTAGTGCGGGCACCCGGGCCTGCAGCAGCGACGGGGAACGTTCACGCAGGGAAGATTATCGTGCGGCGACGCGTCGGGCCTCCGGACACGCGCGCGCCGGGGTCGCCGATCTCCAACCGTTACCATCTCTGGCGTGGCGCAGCGTATCCATCGGGGTTCCCGGCGCGGCCGTGGAATGCGCGGGTCGCTGCTGCCGCCGACCGTGCCGGGGTGGCGCAGCCGCGCCGAGCGATTCGACATGGCGGTACTGGAGGCCTACGAGCCGATCGAGCGCCGGTGGCATCAGCGGGTGTCCGGATTGGACGTCGCGGTCGACGAGATCCCGCGCATCGCGCCCAAGGATCCCGATAGCGTGCAATGGCCGGCCGAGGTGGTGGCCGACGGCCCGATCGCGTTGGCACGCCTGATCCCGGCCGGAGTGGATGTCCGCGGTAACGCCACGCGGGCGCGAATTGTCTTGTTCCGCAAGCCGATCGAGCGACGCGCCAAAGACACCGACGAACTCGCCGACTTGCTACATGAGGTGTTGGTGGCGCAGGTGGCCACCTATCTGGGCGTCGAGCCCTCCGTCATCGACCCTTCGGCCGAGGACGAATAGCGCGTTGCGACCGGTGCGGCCGCAACGCGCCTGCGTCAGATGATGCCGCGCTTGAGGCGGCGACGCTCCCGCTCGGAGAGGCCACCCCAGATACCGAAGCGCTCATCGTTGGCCAGTGCGTACTCCAGGCACCGGTCACGTACCTCACAACCCTGGCAGATCCGCTTGGCCTCGCGGGTCGAGCCGCCCTTCTCCGGGAAGAACGCCTCGGGGTCGGTCTGCGCACACAGACCGCGCTCCTGCCACTGGTCGTCGTCCTCGATCGTGTCGGGCGCCAACTCGATACGGTCGGGCACCAGACTCAGATTCGGGCGCCCGACGACGTCGCTCGCCGCTGGATCGGTAGTGGTGTGCGGTGCACTGTCCACTGAACCGAGCATCCGGTCTTCGAACCGGAGCGCGCGGTCGAAATCGACCTGCTCAAAAGACATGTTCCGCCTCCTCACCTGATAATTTTCCCCGTTGTTGCCGATCGGAGCCCATACTGAATCGCGGATCGGCAAACCCTCCAGCACTGCCCCAGCTATCACTATTGTGATGTCAGGCCATCTACGATTCGAACATACGATCGAATCCCGGTCTGCGGCACCGAAACCGGCGGGCGAACCACGAATGACACTGATGTGATTAGACACGCGTTAGCTGTCAGGGTCAAGCGGAATGGCTGGTTTTCATACCATCTCGTGACATAGATCCGGCGTGTCCACGCTCCGGCGTGTTCGCCACACCCGGGTGGCCACACCGACAAATGCTGGCTGGCCTAGGGTCTGAGGGCGTGAAGGTCACAGTTCTGGTCGGCGGCGTGGGTGGCGCCCGCTTCCTGCTCGGCGTCCAGCATCTGCTGCGACTGGGGCAGTTTGCCGATGCCGGCGCCGAATCCGAGCACGAGTTGACCGCCGTGGTCAATGTGGGAGACGACGCGTGGATGTTCGGGGTGCGCATCTGCCCCGACCTCGACACCTGCATGTACACCCTCGGCGGCGGTATCGATCCCGAACGCGGCTGGGGTCACCGTGACGAAACGTGGCATGCCAAGGAGGAACTGGCCGCCTACGGCGTCGCGCCGGATTGGTTCGGACTCGGCGACCGGGACCTGGCCACCCATCTGGTGCGCAGCCAGATGCTGCGCGCCGGCTATCCGCTCTCGCAGGTCACCGAGGCACTGTGCACACGATGGGCGCCCGGTGCCCGGCTGCTGCCGGCCAGCGATGACCGCAGCGAAACCCACGTCGTCATCACCGATCCCGAGGGTGAACGCAAGGCGATCCATTTCCAGGAGTGGTGGGTGCGTTACCGCGCCAAGGTCCAGACCCACAGCTTCGCCCACATCGGCTCGGACAAGGCGACCGCCGCCCCCGGTGTCACCGAAGCGATCTCCGACGCCGATGTCGTGCTGATCGCGCCGTCCAATCCGGTCGTCAGCATCGGCTCCATCCTGACGATCGGGGGGATCCGCGGCGCCCTGCGATCCACCCCGGCTCCCGTCATCGGTTACTCCCCCATCATCGCCGGAAAGCCGTTGCGCGGTATGGCCGACGAGTGCCTCTCGGTGATCGGTGTCGAATCATCCTCGGAGGCCGTCGGAAAACACTTCGGCGCCCGCAGCGGAGTCGGCATCCTGGACGGCTGGTTGATCGATCAGGGCGACTCCGCCACCATCGACGGCGTGCAGGTGCGCCAGGCGCCATTGCTGATGAGCGACCCGGCGGTCACCGCCGACATGGTGCGGGCCGGCCTGCAATTGGCGGGCGTCGCGCTATGAGCGCCGAGCACGGAACCGCCGGGCCCATCGAGATCATCCCGGTGACCGGGCTGGGCGAGTTCCGGCCCGGCGATGATCTGGCCGCCGCGATCGCCGATGCCGCCGCCTGGCTGCGCGATGACGACGTGGTGGTCATCACCAGCAAGGTGCTCTCCAAGACCGAGGGCCGTATCGTCAGCGCACCCACCGACCCCGAGCAGCGGGACACCCTGCGCCGCAAGCTCATCGACGACGAGGCCGTGCGGGTACTGGCCCGCAAGGGCAAAACCCTGATCACCGAGAACGCCATCGGGTTGATCCAGGCCGCCGCCGGCGTGGACGGCTCCAATATCGACACCGCCGAACTCGCCCTGCTGCCGGTGGACCCGGACGGCAGCGCCGCGGCGATCCGCGCCGGCCT is part of the Mycobacterium adipatum genome and harbors:
- a CDS encoding WhiB family transcriptional regulator encodes the protein MSLVPDRIELAPDTIEDDDQWQERGLCAQTDPEAFFPEKGGSTREAKRICQGCEVRDRCLEYALANDERFGIWGGLSERERRRLKRGII
- a CDS encoding metallopeptidase family protein; translation: MRGSLLPPTVPGWRSRAERFDMAVLEAYEPIERRWHQRVSGLDVAVDEIPRIAPKDPDSVQWPAEVVADGPIALARLIPAGVDVRGNATRARIVLFRKPIERRAKDTDELADLLHEVLVAQVATYLGVEPSVIDPSAEDE
- a CDS encoding DUF3499 domain-containing protein codes for the protein MNVPRRCCRPGCPHYAVATLTFVYSDSTAVVGPLATVSEPHSWDLCVVHAGRITAPRGWELVRHAGPLPTHPDEDDLSALADAVREGRDGVQSLVNGVPAGFSDPGTGLPGGALMAPPVRRPEPNGRRRGHLRVLPDPEPNSE
- the cofD gene encoding 2-phospho-L-lactate transferase, translating into MKVTVLVGGVGGARFLLGVQHLLRLGQFADAGAESEHELTAVVNVGDDAWMFGVRICPDLDTCMYTLGGGIDPERGWGHRDETWHAKEELAAYGVAPDWFGLGDRDLATHLVRSQMLRAGYPLSQVTEALCTRWAPGARLLPASDDRSETHVVITDPEGERKAIHFQEWWVRYRAKVQTHSFAHIGSDKATAAPGVTEAISDADVVLIAPSNPVVSIGSILTIGGIRGALRSTPAPVIGYSPIIAGKPLRGMADECLSVIGVESSSEAVGKHFGARSGVGILDGWLIDQGDSATIDGVQVRQAPLLMSDPAVTADMVRAGLQLAGVAL